TCTTCCGAAAGAAAAAGATATTTGAGTTTGCATTGGTAGCTCAGTGAAGATTAATTTCCTCAAAAGCCCAGAGCTccagaaagagaagaaatggtAAGAAGCTCAGGTGGGATGCTCCCTAGGAAGACATTATGTGATAGGTTCAGTATCACCAAACTCTTACATCCTCCTAAGCTCGGAGGTATTGAACAGAACCGCTTAAATCGTTCTCCTGAATATAAAGTTCGTTTAGTCTTCGAGGCCAAATAATCTAATGTAATTAatgtaaatattattttttttaaactgatatttatatcacatttagtcCCTGTGCAGACAGGAACACTTCGCTCGCCCTCCGCCAGTGTCACTCCTGAGGCCATTCTCGAGGAGCAATTGCCGCCTGCTGCAACGATCATGGCGTGGCATGTGACGGCGTCCTCGACGACACCGAGCCTCGCTAGCACGAACTGCAGGTTTACAGCGCTAATGAACCCATCATGGTCGTTGTCGAACACTGCGAAGGCGCTCTTCACCTCGTCGAAGCTTGGCTCATCCGATTCGAACAGACGGGACAACTCGCCGTAGCCCATCGATGCGGCAAGCCCGTCCCCACGCCGCCCTCTCACTTCCAAGCCTATCGCTCCCATGATCGCCACAACCTCCTCCCTGCTCAGCGCAGCATCCtcctcctttctttttcttttcgaaGCAGCACCCTCCTCCTGTTAAGGTTGAGATTACCATATTATGATTTTATTTTCTGTGCTTTTGCATAAAGGTAAAAACAAGGAAAAAATCTCTTATGCCTCCCTCAACTttggatgaaatttgttttttcCTGAACAACAAAACCGTCCGACCAGACTCCTTGAACAAATGAAACCAGTCACGTGACCTCCCTGAGCAGTTTCAGGCTGACATGGCGgcagtttttctctttttcttttatatttatattgattgaattttgaaaaatcataaaataggaaatccaattttgttggactataCATGAATAGATATATCTagtgaacatattatatggCATACTTTAATACAATTTTTTACTATAGCTttagatatataattttttataattaatttatagctacaatTTTCGTCATCCAATtacagtgaaatttttatgttgggttaatcattatatgattgaacAGTAGTAAAAATTTATGATTATTTGACCATGTATGACTaagttatagatttatctatgtTTATCTGtagattcgtctagatttatctaGATTTATATAGATAAATTAATATCTCAGTTATACATGATGCAATAATCATAATTTTTTACTACAATCCAATTATATAATGATTAGcctaccataaaattttcaccaTTATTAGACGACAGAAACCGTAGCTATACATTAAttacataaaaaaaatatctaAAGCTATAGccaaaaaattgtactaaagtatatcaCATAATATGTTCACctatgtggagtccaacaaaattagatttctcattttatgattttttttgtgatttatcaCGATTTTCCAAAGATTCAatcaaaataaacataaaagaaaaagagaaaagcgcTGCCACATTAGCCTCAAACCGCTCTGGGAGGTCACGTGACCGGTTTCAGGAGTTCAAGAAGTCCGGTCGGACAGTTTCATTGTTTAGGCGAGAAAACGGATTTCGTCTAAAGTTGAGAAAGACAAAAGGGACTTTTTCCTAAAAACAATACAAAGAGTTTTTTGTGTGTGTTATTGATAAATCCATTTTAAAAGGAGGAAACTTTTGTAGGCGTATAAGCATATTAAACATTCAGACATACTTATCTTGTTTGAGGTCCCCGATGTGTCCTGCGGTGAGGGAGAATTTCGTTCGAAATCTTTCATCGAAAAGTTCAAATTTTTTCCACAAAagttaatattttgttatatgCTCGAATTTTTTCATTCGAAAAGTTTTCTTTTAACATTTTTTATCCTAAAAGCATATTGTAGTGGAGATATTATTAATTACCTTGTTCGGTTGGCCAACTTTTAACTCGTTAATCATAATGTCCGTCTCACTTACCTTATCTTTCTCCACGCAGTCCAATGCAAACTCAATGCACCTCTTTACTTGTTGGCAATATGGTTCTAGCAAGCAACCATTCCATTTCGACTGCAGCCAGTTCATCCATTTTCCTCGAGCCTGTCAAATAAGTAAGTAGTTATGTAAATGTAAACTGTATCGTATCTATCATATATCTCTATTGAAAACTAACTGACTAGCGACCATCAAAAGTAATAGCATTTCTTATGGTTGAAGGGTAAAGGGCAACGAAAGGGATAAAGCAAGGAAGCAGGCAATTTTTCATAAGGgggtgttgacgaccaaaattggtaaaccggtttgaccggtgtcCGTaggcagtctgaccggttggggttTTTCTGTAGCCGGTCTGAtacgaccgaccggtctgaaagctcttcggtccaaaggacaagaatcgaagagaccgtgaagaaaatcaagtcaaagaaatcaagacagagacattttgctatcaccggttaaaccgatgtagggcaaaatgaactcaccggtgcaatcacagagaaggcctgcgggctagggtttggcaccggattaaccggcgttgggtgttttacactcgtcagtgcattgacttggagtacaccaggctagggttttacaccggttgaaccgacgctaaagaaattgcatacgtcggtgcattgacagatgaagacagaggaaattctatacaccggttaaactgacgattagatattggtgaacatcggtgcagttgtccagagagttagtttttcagcaactacactcaccggttaaaccgacgctgcatcggttgattacgtcggtcgattgaggtagccgttgaagtataacggctagttggaaaatgcactcaccggttaaaccggtgatgacaaaaactggagcatcggtttaaccggtgatagcgctttttgtcagtctttttccaacggctagtttggggtgtgtgggctatatatatgccaccccacagctcatttgagagtgctggaaaCTAAGGAAGCATACAAGAGttcaagatcatctccaaccaccatagagcttcattgtacatcatataggcttgagcacacttgtgagagtgcttagtgcttgtaatagagattagttcttgcgagagctcccttgagagaggtcttgctgcagcaagcaatccttgtgatccgtcgtgtgaccctccgacttggtgtggagtggcaacgacactttgtgcgggggaagaggagaccccctccttggtggagaagctccgtagtggatttcggccgggtgaccgagagagacggtggcggtgcactagactcggtgtcttgtgcgcacttgcctttgcttgccggcatcgccttggtggcgtagtgcaagacggtgatcggaagagcctcggtgtcccgtggacgtaggcgtttgtgccgaaccacgttacatgaccgtgtctactcgggagtttgcatccctcttgcacttacctctttacttaccgtattacgtttccgcatttactctatcttgcgtacctttactttcctagttggtttgattaggattagctaggttgcaagtcttttaggggtaagtagagagtagcatagataaaccttagtcataactaatatgtgtaggacgtgttaggtttatcttatgcaaatagattgagtcctaggatagaaagcgattagcgaccctattcacgcCCTCCCCCTATAAGGTCGGACActccggtgatccttacagtatGAGAAGCAAGAAGTTATTCAGAAGAAGGAGAAGCGATCAGATGAAGCTAAGGATGTGAGCTTATAGTTAAAACTTCAAGAGCAATCGGTTTGTTGTTCACATCAAAATAATTGTTATGGGCCGTTTTCTTCCTGgttttatccttatttttatactcctatggattatagtaggatgcatatgcaatcatattatattcaatttcctcctatgtatccaaattaTGCTTCaccacaaagaccgattgttgctagcaatgaTTTGGTCAAAAGAGACTTTAATTGCAGCAAAGGAGACGTGAGacaagattcaaaatatttaccggtccaagcagagtcagagtacaactagagattttcatagatttagatcttgtaatatgaTTTCTTGCAGGacaagtccacccaccctataaatataaagggccacggccgattgagacatccaatcgataaaaaaaacacatcaatacattacttttctttatgtttattgtttctatttttatctccaaaccctagctccttccaacccttttctgttgttcttccttcgtctctgcgacgtctgaaggcgttctaggtggcttgCCGATCCtaaaacaaccctacgtgcgcctgccctgacAGGGTTCCCTCCCGGGCGATCGTTCGTCGGACTTCACCGTTCTTCgccggcgaaccggtctgaccggtcatcctgaccggtctgacagcCTTGAGCATCGGCGCCGCATCTGTGCCATCGCTCGCTGCACGATCGTGCGCATTCGTGTGTGTTGGCCCTAATTTTACGCCAACAGGGGGATCATCGCTATTCAAATGGGACTTGTCCTTTGTTATCGATCGGTTTCTGGATTGGCATTTTTTTTCTATGGTATGCATTTACAAGAAGCTGATAAGAAAAAAATATGCTAATGAATATCTTAATTACCTTGTCCTGTTGGTCAACTTTTACCGCGTTAATCAAATTTTCCGTCTCACTTAATTTGTTGATGATAGACACTATATCGGGTCTGCtgtttctttctctctccacgcAGTTCAGTGCTAACTCAACACACCTCTTTACTTGTTGGCAATATGCTTCTAGTAAGCAACCATTCCATTTTGCTTGCAACCTGTTCCTCCATTTTCCTTGAGCCTGTGAAATATGTAAGTAGTTATGTATGCTTggattatattattatataaatataaactGTATCACACATCTTTATTAGAAATTAACTGACTAGATACCGCTAAAAGATATAACATTTATTACCAGTTCAATGAAATTCTCATCTGACATGCCAGCGCTTTCAGTGTAGCCCATAGGTCCAGTTACTATCTTTATTATGATAACACCCAGGCTGAATATGTCAAACTTATTTGAGATTATGTTTCTCTCGATGTACTCTGGTGGAATGTAACCCCTGCATGGAATCAAAGCCAGCGTTTTCTTGTAAGCACATTTTAATCATTAGAAATTTATTCTTATGTAACTATATGTAGGCATGTAATCAACCATGTGCCATAGGAATTTGCTGTGATTCGGGTTTTGTCTTCTTTGGGGATCTTAGACAAACCGAAATCTGCAAGTTTAGGCACCATATTCTCATCTAGTAAAATGTTTTCAGGTTTCAGATCCAAGTGGTAAATAGGTTTTCCCAGTCCCTTGTGAATATATTTTATACCCTCGCAAATCCCTTTTATGATTTTGTAACGTGTGTTCCAGTCAAGTCCACTTGATTCATCTGCGAAAATATGAACAAACAAAGCATCATTCAACTGCACATATACACTAGTATTTTTTCCTCAAGCTTCATTAACATCATATATATTGAATTGAAGCATCGTCATACCAGAAAGATGCTGTTTAAGGTTCCCATTGCGCAAATACTCGAAACAAAGTGCTCTATAGGTCTTATCAGCCAAAACTACTCTTCCTTTAAACTCTACAGGCACCTGATGTGTTTCATTGCAATAGCCAACAAAGCGTACTGTGTTTGGATGGTTGAGCATCATATGATTATTGAGCTCATTCTGGAATTGCCGATTGTCAAGTCCCAGTCTATTATGTAACAACTTCACTGCAATATCGTCTTCTCCATTTTTCCTCACTCCCTATCCAAAAAAAATGCATCAGCACTCAATAACTTGACATTTTTGTTGTTACCACCTATCAGATTTGGCAATCAGAAAAATGCAGTGGCAGAGTCGATTTTTTGTTTGTCTTTGTCATACTTCACTATATTTTCTACAAAACCAGGTATGCCTATGATTATCTTACCCTGAAGACCTGTCCGAAGGCGCCTTCACCAAGTtctctctcctttgagaaattATCAGTAATTTCTGTTAGGAACTGATAGGTTAGACGACGTGGCACCATAGCAACTGTCAGTTGCTTGTTGCTTCGCACTTGTTGTCCTCTGCCACTAGTCGGCTTACGACGGGACCATTCAAAGTTGCTGTAAAcaggttcaaaaaaaaaaataaaaaagttccTGTAAACATGTACCAACAAGCAGCTTCCATTTAAACTGCCGGCGGAGATCTAGCGAGCTCGGATCAGAGCAGCGCGTACGTACGTGGGCGATGGAGCCGAGGGATGATGATGATCTCCTCCGCTGCCTTGGCCTCTCCGGCCGGGGGCGAGGGCGATGATGGTGTCCTCTCTGTctatccctctccctctctgttcCCGACTCGTTCCCCCGAGCTGGTTAGCGGCGGCAAGTGAGCAGCAGAGCGGAGCAGCCGGGTAGCAGGAGCAAGCTCGCGGTGGCGCTCGTGTGTGTACAAGCGAGTACAGACAGCGGAGATCCTAGGGAGAGTAGGGCAGAGCAGGCGGCGCGGCAGCATCCATGCATCGATCCCGCCGCGCACCAACCCCAAgccaaacaaataaataaataaacgtGGGCCGGAACGAATACAACATCCAACACATTCCCTCTCCGTTCGGCTTGTCTTATTCCTGCTTATTCTGAATTATTCTCTCTTACAGAACGATATCGAATCAGCCGAAATAGAAATACTGTTACAAGATTACTAGTGTATAAGATATTaaacagagagagggagagacagAGGCGGGCGGCACCGCCGCGCCGTGGACCGGTGGGCGGACGAGCGGCGGACGGGAAGTGAATGCGGTCTTGGGTCCAAGGTTTCTACTGACTTTGGGATCCCCTCCTACTCATAAAACCACTTAGGACAGCTCCAAGGTGCGGTAAAATCGAATCGTGGGCTACCCAAAAACGAACAGAGCACATAGTGACTACCGACGTTTTGTTTTCAGGTCGAAAATCGACTACAGAACTTGATTCGACTCGAGGGCAATAAAATACTGCAGTGAGGAACGAGGCACGGATGGGCGCTAGCCGTTTATCTGTCAGTGCAACTAGAGAAAGGACGATTAACGTGGGTGATTGAGATTGTTTTTCTAATTCTACCTAGGTCCCACGACGTGTCAACATTGCAGCTGTTGAACTGAGGCACTTCGATTGTTGTGCCCTGGTGGGTTAGGATGTTAAATTCTAAAAGACTTGCGAATGGAGACCCAATTTCTAAAATTCCTCGTAATGGATCCCTGGGCATTcgaactttcaaaaaaaaaaatcctttcgTTCCCTCTCTTTTCGTCTAGTACAGTATTTAAAAAAGGGTTAATTGGATATATGACATTACAAATATGCAAGTTTCTAGAATAAGCGTTTCCAGAGATCGGGTGAGAGAAACTTTCAAAAATGACTGCTGATGCCCCTGGACCGCAGTTGGTCGAGCCATGGCGCGGCGACGGCCGAGGCTCTGGACAAGGCGGTCGGCGCTCTAGACGAGGAAGAGCACGACGCAGGCGTCGGCGAGGAGCTGGAGCGGCGGGGCGACGTAGGCGGCACGGAAGCGCACCCACGCCGCGTGGAGAGTTGCGATCTGTTTCTGATGAATTATGGAGTGTGGATGCTGTGGCTAAGGAATATGGTGGGCAGGGCCATGCAATCAGAATACTGATGAGCGTTGCAACAAGCCGAAGGAAGAAGGATCTCTTCTGGGCCCCTAAGATAGCCATTTTGCTAGTGGATGCTTCAAGGATCTGAGTGTGGTGATTCTTCTGCTGCACCTACTTGCACTTTATATAGAGCTTGCCTGACGAGTATGCGCACATAACGAAATAAGaagccaaggaagaaaaagATATTCACAGTGCTTCTTAAATTCCTTTTGTTAGAGTGCGCAACAGGAACCGGCTCGGCCCGCTATACTCACGAGCCGGCACCCAACGAACCAACTAAGACCTCAGATctaactcaacccaaaagactagcCAGATGAGTGAGGACTGCGGTCTCACCTTATATGTTGTGCTCCCTATCATCAATTTCCGATGtcatactaaatctaacactttTTTTACccaagaaaaagataaaacctACTTGGGTAAAACGATATGGCATGAGCGGCTGTTCTGTAATCATGTATGTCTCTTGTTACTGTGCATAACAGAAACAAGATATTCCTGTGCAagttaatatattttttgtaggACCATCCGTTGAACTAAGTATTTTGAACAGTAATTTAGGTATAAAAACATGAAAGATAAGGAGAttaattttcaaaataaatcttgctGCAGAAATCTCATAAATTCACTTATGTTAGAAGGTAGTGATCGACAAAataaacatatatattattgacGACATGCATGCCAGAATGTTTTTCTGACTCAAATAGGCACTACCGTTCTTTTGTACGAAAAGGGTTTATTTGCGACAAATACATACAAACTTTCAAGCCTCAGTAGACGTTCTTTGAGCTCAATAAACCTACTACCAccttgtaacgaacatggcaccatttatgccatttcgagtgattttggtgatcgtataacaacgcaatcaatgggactaatagttttgttaagtgaacatttctagatcccagtgATGAAGTAAAAAGACCATACAGAGcaatacacgaagaaagaactcaaagaaatgcagaattggatgagttctgcagaaaacaAGAGCACAggaagaaccgatgcatgtagcatcggtgcatccgatggttgtcggaagtttCGACGCCCTGACATCGGTGCAAATCTGAGCACCAAATGGAGATCAAGCGAAGACTGAGTCAAGATagccaagtcaccggttgaatcAACGACGTCAAGCTAGGCATCGgcgcattggatgtactatgttccagagacgatgtcaagcacgcaggagccaagtcttcagcaccaccggttaaaccggtggtccatcggagcatagcaccgatgtaatgacgtcagcagaagagaaagAGGCCAAtggctagttgagtgctgtgagtgaccggtttaaccgacacacaGTCATCAGTTAAAACCGGTGGTGTCGCAGacagtgcgtcagaagctcaacggctacttcaggtctgagagtgaccggatgaaccgacgccgcCCCATACAGAGGTATCGGTTTATCCGATGGTATGctgttttctgctgaccgttggagcaacggctacaagacttggtggcctatatatatgcctcaccccggccatttgaagtttgctggagtcccaagacatctcatacacacccaagaacacctccaagccatacaagagctcattgatcatatccttaggttttagcactatctttgtaaagtgtgagtgctagattatcTCTTGAGtcagtgaacaagcaaggttgagatccttgtggctggttctagagtgaatcacacttgtattacggtgcgccggccccttggagcaattggtggctcgccggcaagtcaacgaccctccggcttggtgtggagcggcgtcgacgatattgtgcgggggacgaagacccctccttcgtgggcaatctcccttagtgaagatcgggatcaaggtgaccgtgattgtgtattcacggaagagacttgattgccgggaagtgatactcttcgtgagtgcttcaacaacgtggacgtaggggcgcctttgtggcaatctgaaccacgggataaatcctcgtgtcgagagttcgcttcctctcatccctccctttaagtttccgcatttcatattgcaacttgtgtgcctttactttcttagtgtagtatcttgctagaattggctataggttgcaaaattcttttgggatgagtgtttcacactaaggtaaaccgtagttgcacatctagatagcttgttttagtttaagttttgtgcaaactagttggagccatagattAAGAATTTTAgagtgtctaattcaccccctccccctcttaggctagagcactcgATCGCTTTCATATCTAATGAGCACCCACGCAATGATGTAAGAAAGTTGGAATGTCCGTGATCCATTTCTAGAAATGGGTGACATTTCTAGAGGCGGTTCGGCAGCTACAAATACATTTCTAGAGGCGGTTCGGCAGCTATAGTAACTGCGATCCATTTCTAGAAACGGGTGACATTTTGGTACGCCACTAAAAAAATTTGAAGCattgctacaaattattttttagtAATGCTTCCACGAAAATGACCACTGTCTTTTCGGTCCAAATATAGGAAATGGAGAGCTGCGTCGAAATTGTCATAGTTAAATTACTGCATGCAACCAAAGACGCTGCCTTGAAGGTAATACACTTAATGCTCGTTTCAGCTCGCATTTGCTGATGCAACCATAAAGCTGGCCTCTAAAGCTTTAAGTCATTGTCACTATCCAATGGCTGGAGGAGATGATTGAACTGGTCGATTGATGGGGAGACACTCCCACCTAGGCTCTAGACTTAGACTAGTACTGATGTTTGAGTAGCGAAGACGAATCCTTCAAACCAGTTGAACTGGTCGACGTGTCCGACACAGTGCAGGACGTGtgagtcgtcgtcgtcgacggctGAGTCAAACTGGAGGACGTCGCCGCTGATGAGGACGCGGCGCTGTGCGAGAAGAGGCCCTCTGGCGAGGTCACCGGCGCCGCGTACGTCGGCACGGGCATCTTGGCAGGCAGCGCCGGTAGCGGGCCGCCGCTGGACTGGAGAGCGGCCATGGCCGCCCTGATGgacggccgcgcgcgcgggtcCGGGTGCGCGCACCAGAGCCCGACGGCCACGGCgcgctccacctccgccgcgtcGTACTCGCCATTGAGCCGCTCGTCGGCGGCCGCGAGGGTGGTGCCCCGGCCGTGCAGGTCCCAGGCCCACTCGACGAGACGGAAGACGGCGGCGTTCTtctggccggcgccgccctgcaTCAAGCTCATCGGCCTCCGCCCGCACGTGACCTCCAGCACGACGACGCCGAAGCTGTAGACGTCGGACTCGGCGCTCGCCTTGCCGGTGATCAGGCTCTCGGGGTCCACGTAGCCCGGCGTGCCAGAGACGGCGGTCATCGtctgcatcccggcggcgtGGTCGATGAACCTCGCAAGCCCGAAGTCGCCGAGCTTGGCGCCGAAGGACTCGTCCAGCATCACGTTGCTGGGCTTCACGTCGCGGTGCACGACGCATTGCTCCCACTCCTCGTGGAGGTAGAGCAGCGCGGATCCAATCCCAAGAACAATCTTGATCCTCATCGGCCATGTCAAGaagacgccgccgtcgccgtggagATGGACGTCGAGGCTGCGGTTGGGCACGAGCTCGTAGACGAGGAGGAGCTCGTCGCGGCCGTGGCACCAGCCGACGAGCTGCACGAGGTTCCGATGGCGGAGCCGGCTTATCACCTTGATCTCCGACTTGTACTCCTTCCTCCCTTGCATGGAGGATCCCTTGGCGAACCTCTTTATGGCCACGGCAGCGAGGCCGTGCTCCCTCAGGTGTCCCCGGTACACGGAGCCGAAACCGCCTTGCCCGAGCTTCTCCTCCGGCGCGAAGCCCTTGGTCGCGGCGACGAGCTCGTGGTACGGGAACCGCCTCGGCCCCGTCCCCATTTCGATCTCCATGATCGgatcgtcgccgtcgtcgcagcCGCCTACCTCCTCCAACTCTTGTGCCAGCTCCCTTCTCCgcttgctccgccgccgccgcgcgaggaGAGCTGCCGTAGCGAAgagaagcacgaggaacagcgcTGCGCCGGCGGTGGCTCCCGCtattgctccgccgcgcccggaACCTGATGTGCTCGGGGTCGTCGGTGGCGtaagcggcggccgcggagctggTATAGGTGCGGccttgggttccagcgacgaGTTGAAGTACCAAGAATGCACCTGATGCAGCTCGACGGATGTCGAAGTCGAGCCGGAGAAGCCGACGGAGACGCTCTCCGGCAACGCGCTCCTGAGGTCAACCTTGTGGCTAAGCTTGTAAGGCGTCGTTCCACTGGCCAGCCATAGCGTCAGCTCCAGGATGCTGGAGATGTTATCGTACTTGATCTCGGCGGTCATGTTCCCGACGAGGCTGAAGCTCGGCAGGACCGTCGTGGCCACCGACCTGATGGAATTGACATCGATGCCGACGTGGTCGTAGGTGGTGTTGGGGTCGAGAGCAATGGTGTCG
This genomic interval from Panicum virgatum strain AP13 chromosome 8K, P.virgatum_v5, whole genome shotgun sequence contains the following:
- the LOC120645879 gene encoding probable serine/threonine-protein kinase PBL7, coding for MVPRRLTYQFLTEITDNFSKERELGEGAFGQVFRGVRKNGEDDIAVKLLHNRLGLDNRQFQNELNNHMMLNHPNTVRFVGYCNETHQVPVEFKGRVVLADKTYRALCFEYLRNGNLKQHLSDESSGLDWNTRYKIIKGICEGIKYIHKGLGKPIYHLDLKPENILLDENMVPKLADFGLSKIPKEDKTRITANSYGTWGYIPPEYIERNIISNKFDIFSLGVIIIKIVTGPMGYTESAGMSDENFIELARGKWMNWLQSKWNGCLLEPYCQQVKRCIEFALDCVEKDKEEGAASKRKRKEEDAALSREEVVAIMGAIGLEVRGRRGDGLAASMGYGELSRLFESDEPSFDEVKSAFAVFDNDHDGFISAVNLQFVLARLGVVEDAVTCHAMIVAAGGNCSSRMASGVTLAEGERSVPGASHLSFLPFLLFLELWAFEEINLH
- the LOC120644993 gene encoding L-type lectin-domain containing receptor kinase IX.1-like; translated protein: MAGFSTITGLFFLSVCCYLPVAAALVFNYSSFSTSDYDRGIKVEGDARINDSGGWIEVTGREESRIGDSRGRASYSAQPVLLWDGDTGEVASFTTRFSLVIDPQERYGGINNKGAGMAFFLAAGYPSSMPPDSAAYDIGLTNQDAGAVATGDGRFVAVEFDTFNDTIALDPNTTYDHVGIDVNSIRSVATTVLPSFSLVGNMTAEIKYDNISSILELTLWLASGTTPYKLSHKVDLRSALPESVSVGFSGSTSTSVELHQVHSWYFNSSLEPKAAPIPAPRPPLTPPTTPSTSGSGRGGAIAGATAGAALFLVLLFATAALLARRRRSKRRRELAQELEEVGGCDDGDDPIMEIEMGTGPRRFPYHELVAATKGFAPEEKLGQGGFGSVYRGHLREHGLAAVAIKRFAKGSSMQGRKEYKSEIKVISRLRHRNLVQLVGWCHGRDELLLVYELVPNRSLDVHLHGDGGVFLTWPMRIKIVLGIGSALLYLHEEWEQCVVHRDVKPSNVMLDESFGAKLGDFGLARFIDHAAGMQTMTAVSGTPGYVDPESLITGKASAESDVYSFGVVVLEVTCGRRPMSLMQGGAGQKNAAVFRLVEWAWDLHGRGTTLAAADERLNGEYDAAEVERAVAVGLWCAHPDPRARPSIRAAMAALQSSGGPLPALPAKMPVPTYAAPVTSPEGLFSHSAASSSAATSSSLTQPSTTTTHTSCTVSDTSTSSTGLKDSSSLLKHQY